CTACAAATCAAGTCAAACTTAAAGCGATGTATCGTGTCAGAGGGAGTATGTCAGAGGGCAACTTAAAGCACCAAGGGGGTGGAATGGATAATACCTTGCCATTGTATCGATTCTTCATTAGAACTTCAGGAGCAATGTATGCTGGAGTTCCCACAGTGGATTTCGGTTGTGAATGCAGAAGAGATGACTgtaaaaaaattcagaaaacagCATGACAGTAAATCAGGTAAATGAAGTACAAGTAGTCTTGTTTTTTAATAGTTACCAAACCACTACATTACAGCAATGATCAATTGATCATGTCGTGTTGCATGATGTATGTATATCCAGAATATCACAGCAATCAGACACCATACCAGTAACCATAGTACAGTAAATTTGGCGCAAGTAATACCTTGGAATAACCAAAGTCGCATATCTTAAGCCGGGGCGCGGTGCTTCCGTCCAGCAGAGTGTTCTCCAGCTTCAAATCACGGTGGCATATTTGCTTGACAATACCAAGAGAAAAATCATGTAAATAGGACAATTTAGCCATACACAGAACAGGAACTGCAACAGAAGGGATCGGATAACAAGGAAAGGTTTACCATGGAGTGGCAGTAGCTAACCCCAGAAATCAGCTGCTGGAAGAAGAACCGAGCCTGAACACACACAGGAAGGTTTACCAGAGTCAGCCATCGGCAACACAGTCTACGGGGCATGCAACAATTAACaggacagtttttttttttgagaaacaggACAGGTTTTAGAAGGCGAGGGGATGGATCGATGAGATGGGGCGAGCGAGACCTCGTCCTCTCTGAACCGGCCGGCATTGCAGATGCGCGTGAAGAGCTCCCCGCCGGAGGCGTACTCCATGACGATGGCGAGGTGAGTCGGCGTCAGGATGACCTGGGGAAGAAAAGAGTGTCTTTTTTTTACTGACATCGGAAGAAGAGCAGAAGAGAGGCGGCGATCGCCATCGTCGGTCACCTCTTTGAACTGGATGATGTTGGGGTGGCGCAGCGTCCGGTGGTTGATGATCTCCCGCTGCACGTTCTCGTCAATCTgcaaagagaaaaggaaaaaaaaatagaacacaCAGCTCGGCGTACGGACGAGAAAGGCGGCTTTGGAGGAGGTAGCGGTAGCAGGGCACCTTCTGGCCGCGCTCGATGTACTTGACGGCGACGAGGGCGCCGGTGGCGCGGCAGCGCATGAGGCACGCGACGCCGAAGTTGCCGGACCCGATGTCCCGCACGTGCTCGTACCGGTCCCCGTCGTGCATTATCGGCATCTCCatcggcagcagcggcgccgccgccgccgccgtcccgtcgTCCATCGCCCACCTCCCCCTgcaacgccggcggcggccaagaaACAGAAACGTCCCCCGGCCCGCTACCTCCTCCCGGCTCCCGTTGATCGAGCAGCCAACCCTCCACGGCCTAGCTCTCGCTTTttcccccctctttttttttctgctatTTTTTCGCATTTTTAATCGCTGGGTTTTCTTTTCTTATATGGTAAAGACTTTACAACAGCCGGCCGTATTTTCGGCCTCCCACACGGCCGGCTGCATCTACCGGCGCGGCCAGCGGGCCCATGCACTTCTAACCCCGCAGGCGCACGCATCATTAGTAACGTTGATTTTTCATTCAAAACATCGAATTGCGCGCCCGTTCATTTCCCTgccctccctttctctctccctctctctctcgtggGTTCATTTCTTCTCCTCATCTTCTCTCTCTAGggttcctctctctcttccgtGGGGGACATTTTGATCACCCGAATCCGCTCATCTGGGGATCTCACGAGAGCACTCCTGGGGGATCGAAGCACAAATCTATCCAGGTAGGTGTTCTCTCCTTTTTCGCACGCCGATTTGATGGATTTTACTCCCCCTCACCGCTCGAGCGTGCAGCGATTTTTTTGATTTTCTCTGATTTCCTTCGTGGTTGTATTTTGGTGGAGGTTATCATCAAGGTCATTTTGGAATCGAGAGGCCGCAGGAAGTGCAGGTGAGTTcatgcccccctccccccaaatCCATGCCTCTCCTCACTCCTAGTCCAAGCACATCTGCGTTTGATTTCTGCGATTTTGATTTCCTGAGGTTTTTGTGCGAGCGGAGGTTATCCTAATccatttgttttgttttgtttggtgGAGCTAACCAGCGAGCATATCTGCGGGATCCAAGCGCAAATCATCAGGGGGTTCGTCAGAAATCCCAGACCCGAATCAGGTGAGCAGCTCACTTggatcccccctccccccaaatCCATGCCTCTCCTCACTCCTAGTCCAAGCACATCCGCGTTTGATTTCTGCGATTTTGATTTCCTGAGGTTTTTGTGCGAGCTGAGGTTATCCTAATccatttgttttgttttgtttggtgGAGCTCACCAGCGAGCATATCTGCGGGATCCAAGCGCAAATCATCAGGGGGTTCGTCAGAAATCCCAGACCCGAATCAGGTGAGCAGCTCACTTGGATCTCCCCCTGATTGGATGCCTCAGTCCAAACCCAACCGAAATTGATGCATGTGTGTGTGATTTTTCTAGCCCCGCATGATCCAAGGCCCCACATGTGCTCTGTGTATGTGCTTCATGCATCCGTAGCATCTATAGGCTAATTTGTGTGTATGTGCTCTGAGATTGTTTTAGGTGGCGATTTTGTGTTTTTTGTGCTggcccttttttatttttttggcaaTCTAGTTAGTCTGAACATGTGTTTATCCAGGTAATTATATCTGAACATGTATAGTTATTAGTCTTTTTCCCCCCTATCTGAACTAGGCTGCACATTGCCCTGCACCACAAATCTGAACATGTCTAGACATTTTAGCTAACTAAACCTAAAAATGCTTAGTTTCAGACATTAAAATCTTAACATGTCTTCAGTTTTTTTTCTGAAGATGCAGTATATATGCATGGTTACttgtctgaatttttttttgcctttttctAAGCGCACACCTGTCCTGTTATGCATCAAGTAAAGAGTGCTAGACCGCACATTGCTCTGCTATGGATCAGTTTTTAAATGAAACTAGACACTACATGTGTTTTTTAGACATTGGCTTgcacacaccaccaccaccagcaccattACTCACTTATTCATTTGTTaacaccaccaccagcaccagtACTTACCCCTTTTATTTTGTGTAATGCGCAGCTTTTTCTCTCTGAAACACACTCCAATTAC
The nucleotide sequence above comes from Panicum virgatum strain AP13 chromosome 3K, P.virgatum_v5, whole genome shotgun sequence. Encoded proteins:
- the LOC120699944 gene encoding serine/threonine-protein kinase SAPK9-like, with protein sequence MDDGTAAAAAPLLPMEMPIMHDGDRYEHVRDIGSGNFGVACLMRCRATGALVAVKYIERGQKIDENVQREIINHRTLRHPNIIQFKEVILTPTHLAIVMEYASGGELFTRICNAGRFREDEARFFFQQLISGVSYCHSMQICHRDLKLENTLLDGSTAPRLKICDFGYSKSSLLHSQPKSTVGTPAYIAPEVLMKNRYNGKISDVWSCGVTLYVMLVGGYPFEDPEDPKNFRKTIERIMGAQYAVPDYVHISPECRDLLSRIFVVEPNLRITIPQIKSHPWFLKNLPIDIMDDDTVSYEEPDQPMQNMNGIMQILAEATIPPAGTRTAAQLLSDGLDVEENMEDLDSDEDLDMDIESSGEVVVAL